CGACGCGCAGAAACGCACGCGCGGCAAACGCGGCCTGGCGGTACTGGAGGACCTGCGCGCCCTGCGGCCCCTGCGGATCGAGGACTGGGACACGGACCTGCCCACCACCGACGACAAACTCATCCGGCTGGCCCGCGAGAGCGGCGCGCGGATCGTCACGAACGACAGCAACCTCGGCAAGATCGCCCGCCTGCACGGCGTGGAGATCCTCAGCATCCACGAGGCTGCCGTCGCCTTGAAACCTCAGGTGCAGGCCGGGGACCAGCTGACCGTCACCATCAGCAAGGGCGGCCAGCAGAAGAACCAGGGCGTCGGGTACCTTGAGGACGGCACCATGGTCGTCGTCGAGGACGCCATCAAATTCCGGGGGAAACCCACCCGCGTGGTCGTCGTGAACAACGTCCAGACGAACGTGGGCCGCATGATCTTCGCGAAACTCGACGGCGAGGAAGGCGCAGCGGAGACCGGGTAGTAAAAGCGGGGTGTAGGCAGTGGGGAGTGGGTCGGTTGCTGTTGCATTCCGTCCACTCCCCACTGCCCGCTTTCTACTGCCCTTACAGGTCGAAGCGTTGCACGCTGCTGCCCGCCACGCTCTTGGTGACGAGCAGGCGGCTGGGAAGGCGTTCGCTGAGGCTCTCGACGTGCGTGACGACGCCCACCATGCGGCCCTGCGTGCGCAGGTTCTCCAGGGCGTTCGCGACGGCCTCCAGCGCCTGCGGGTCGAGCGTGCCGAAGCCCTCGTCGAGGAACAGCGCGCCCAGCACACGGTTCCCCGCGAGGTAGTCGCTCAGCGCGATCGCCAGGGAGAGGGAGGCGAGGAACGTCTCGCCGCCGGACAGGGTCTTCACGCCGCGGACCTCCCCGGCGTTCCAGAGGTCCTGCACGACGTACTCACCGTCCTGCAGCGCCAGGCGGTAACGGCCGTCGCTGATCTCATGCAGGAGGATGCCCGCGCGGGTCAGGAGTTGCGCCTCGATCTCCGCGAGGAGGAACTGCTGGAACTCGTTCGCTTTCAGGCTGTTCGTGAGGGTCTGCCAGGTGTCCAGCGCGCGCGACGCGGCCTGCGCGCGGGCGTGGATGTCCGCCTTGCGCTCCAGGCGCTCACGCAGCTGCCGTTCCTGCTCGGCGAGGCGCCCGGCCTGCTCGCGCGCGGCGGTCAGGGCGGCGTCGGTGGCGGTCAGGTCCCGCGTGACCTGCGCGAGGTGCGCCGGGTCGAACGGGGCGGTGCCCAGCTGCCGGTCCAGGTCGGCCAGCGCCGAGCGGAGCTGCGCCACGTCCGCCTCGTGGGTGCGGGCGGCCGTCTCCAGCGCGGCGATGTCGTTCTCGGGCAGGGCGGCGGCGCGGGCCTGCCCGGCGTCCAGGTTCAGGTCGCGCAGGGCGGCGTCCAGGCTGGCGTGCGCGTCCTGCGCTTCCTGCGCGCGGCGTTCAGCGTTGGCCTGCACGCCCCGCAGGGTCGCCCCGGCGGCGGCGAGGTCGCCCTGCGCGCGGGCCAGGGTGGCCTGGGCGTCCTGCACGCGGGTTCGCAGGGCCGTGATCTCAGCCAGGGCCGCCTGCCGCGCGCGGGCCGGATCGGGTCCAGCGGCGCGGACGCGGGCGGCCAGTCCGGCCAGCAGCCGGGCCATGTCCGACTGCGGGTCCCCCGTCACCAATCCTTCGGCGGCGCGCAGGTCGGTCTCGCGGGCGGTCAGTTGCTCGTCCCAGTTGCGGTACTCGGCGCGTTTCTCGTCCAGCCAGGCCTGCCGGGCCTTCAGCGCGGCGCGCAGGTCCGTGAAGCGCGTGCGCCGCTCGTCCAGCGTGCGGGTCAGGGCCTCCACCTGCGCCTGCTGCGCGCCCAGATCGGCACGTGGCGCGTCCGGCAGCACCGTCACGGTCTGCCCGCACAGGGGGCAGTCGTCCCCGACGTGCAGGTGCGCGCGGTACGACGCCAGACCAGCCTCCAGCCGCGCGGCGTCCAGCGCGGCCTGCGCGGCCTCCAGCGCCGCCTTCGCGTCGGTCCCCTCGCGCTTCACGCGCTCCTGCTCGGCCGTCTCCTGCGCCTGCGTGCGTTCCTCACTGGCGAAACGGTCCAGCGCGGCCTTCAGGCTGACCCGTTCGGTCTGCACGAGCACCCGCTCCTGCCGGGCCTTCTCGGCACGCTGCGCGCCCTCACGGGCGGCGAGGAACGCGTCCTCGTCCCAGGGGAGGGGCTGGGCGTGCGTGGCGTCCGGCTTGCCGCCCGCGCGGCGCAGTCTCGCCACGTCATTCTCGGCGTCGCGCAGCGCCTCGGCGCGGGCCTCCAGGTCGGGAATGCGGGCCTCGGCGGCCTGCGCGGCCTCCAGGGTCGCGGCGGCCCCCTGCGCGGCCTGTTCCGCCGCGCCCGCGGCGGCCTGCGCGCCCCTCAGCTCGCCCGCCTCACGCGCCGCGGCGATCCGCGCCCGCTCGGCGGCGTCCAGCAGCGGCAGCACACCCGCCACCCGCCGTGCCCGCGCCGCCCGCGCCGCGCCCTCCTGCACGCCCTGCGCGCGGCCCTCCAGCGACGTCAGCCGCCGCGCGGTGTCCTCACGCGCCTTCCAGACCCGCTCCTGCTCCCGCAGGCGCAACTGCTGCCCGGTCAGGCGTTCACGCTCGTCGGTCAGGCGTTCGGCGTCCGCGTCCGTCCGCTCCCGTTCCACCCGCAGGCCCGCCAGCGCCTCGGGCGTCACGCCCGCGTACTCGCCCTCCAGCACGGCGTTCAGGCTCCCGGCCTCGTGCTTGAGTTCCTTCGCCCGGTCGGACGCGACGCGCTGCATGGCCGCCACGTGATCCAGCCCCGTCAGCTCGCCCAGCAGCGCCTGCCGTTCCTTCCCGGTGCCGTGCAGCACCCGTGAGAACTCCCCCTGCGGGAGCATCACGCTGCGCGCGAAATTCCGGAAGTCCAGCCCCAGCACCCGCCGGATCCGCTCGTTGATGACCTTCATCCCACCGTCGGACAGGTTCGTCCAGCGGCCATCGTCATCCAGCCGCTCGAAGCGCACCTCGTTCTCCGCCTGCCGCCTCCCCTTCGTGCGCGACGCGCGGTACGTCACGCCGCCCACCTCGAACGTCAGCGCCGCCGACAGGCCACGCTCGCCCTGCGAGATCAGCGCGTCCAGCCCCGACGCGCCCAGCCGCGCCGTCTGCCCGTACAGCGCGAACGTCATCGCGTCCAGCAGGCTGCTCTTGCCACTCCCGGTCGGGCCCACCAGCGCGAACAACTCCAGATCCCCGAAATCCAGACTCGTGAACTGCCGGAACGCCGTGAAGCCCTGAATGTCCAGTTTGATGGGCCTCATGCGTGTTCCTCGGTGCGGGCGAGTTCGTCGGCTTCCTGGAACGCGGCGCGGAGGTCGTCGGGGAGGTCGCCGCGTTTCTCGCGGTGGTAGCGTTCGTAGAGTTCCATGAGGCTCAGGCCCTCCCGTTTCAGTTCAGGCAGGGCGAGGTCCTCCTGCACGGCGTCGAGGTCCACCGCGAGGGTGTTCGGCGCGAGGTTCAGCACGCGGTCCTTCAGGCCCGGCAGGGCGGTCCCGGCGGGGGCGCGCACGACGATCTTCAGCAGCCCGCCGAAGCCCTGGAGCTGCGTGAGGCGGCTCTCGACGTGCTCGAGGTCCACGCGCAGGGTGCGGAGTTCGCGGCCGCTGGCGAGCGGCAGGGCGTGGACGCGGGCGGGCCGTCCGGCTTCCACCTCGATCAGGTTCACCTGTTTCTTCTCGCCCGCCTCGCCGAAGTCGAGCTGGATGACGCTGCCGGGGTAGTACGCGGGGGGCGCATCGGACACCTGCTGCGGCTTGTGCACGTGCCCGAGCGCCACGTACTGCGCGCCGGGCGGGAGTTGCAGCCCGGAGAGGGTGTAGCTGTTCGTCAGGTCGAACTGCATGGTGCGCTCGCTGCCGCTGGGCACCGCGCCGTCCATGGTCGCGTGGGCCATGAGCATGTTCACGCTGCTGCCCGTGAAGCCCTCGCCGAGGCGGCGCAGGAAGAAGCCCATGCCCTCGCGGTACCGCTGCCGCCACGCGCCCGTGTCGCCGCCCAGCAGGTCGGCGGCCTTCACGAGTCGCCGTTCGGACAGGTACGGCAGCGCGCCCACGACCAGCCGCTCGCCGCCGCGCGTTTCGATGGTGCGGATCATGTCGGCCGGGTTCGCGGTGGGCTGCGCGACGACCTGCACGCCCACCCAGCCCAGCAGCCCGGTCACGGACGCGAGCCGGGCGGCGCTGTCGTGGTTCCCGGCGATCACGACACTGGGGACGCCCTGGTCGCGCAGGCGCAGGAAGAAGTCGAACACGGCGTGCTCGGCTTCCGCGCTGGGGTTGGCGGTGTCGAAGAGGTCGCCACTCACCAGCACCACGTCGGCCCGTTCGGTGCGGGCCAGCGCGGCGATCTCGGTCAGGGCGTCGTGTACCTCGGGCGTGCGGTCGAAGCCGCGCAGGGAACGTCCCGCGTGAAAATCAGCGGTGTGAAGTACGCGCATAACGGAAAAAATAGCACGGAGGCCAAGGGTGTCCCGGAAGAATGGCCGCCCGCCGCCGCACAGGGGAGAGGGGGAGGTGCAAGCGGGTGAATATGCACGACTGCATATGCATCAGGGTTGCTATGTGCAAAGCCAGCTCGCCGGAATGCTGGCGAAAGGTGTGCGCCGACCGCCTCCCGCGGCCACATCTGCAAATAAAAAGAATACCCACTTATAAGCATTCAAAGGGTCATTTATCATGTTGAAAACGCTGACTTACTGAAAAGATGAGCCCATGTACAGCAGTGACCTCGACCTCATCACGAAAAGCCGCCTGACGGCCACAGGGGACGTGGCCCTCGCCCAGCGCGCGGCCCGCCGCCTGCCCCGCTGGCTGCGCCGCCTCACCCGCCGCTGAAGCCACCGTCCGTTCCCCTGCTCCTCCGCGCGCCCCCTGGTTCGCGGAGGAGTCTCCAGTTCAGGCTGATCGACATGACCACCTCCGTCCCAGTCGCTCCTTTCTGCTGGGGTCACGGTGCAGCGCCCAGAGCACCCTGGGGACCGTACTGGCTGGGATCGCCACCAGTTTCCTCCTGCTGCGCCAGACCGGCAGCACCGGGAAAAGGTGCGCATCATCAGGGCCTACGGACCGTCTGTCACGCTCCGCAGTGAAGCAAGCCGCCCGCGTGCAACGCTCACGAAACGCCCACCCGCGCACCCTGGGATCAGCCGGGCATGACCGGCACCCAGGAGGCCCCCCCATGACTGCACGCACCGCTGCCCTGCCGACCCTTGCCATCCTGACCGCGCTGCTCACCGCCTGCGGCGGCGGCTCGGCCCCCCAGCCCACCTACACCCTGAGCGTGAACGTCCCCGCCAACCTGAAAGTCGGGGAGACCACCCAGCTCACGTACACCGTCAGGAACGCGCAGGGCGACACCGTCACCGGTCAGTCCGTCACCTGGACGAGCAGCGATCCGCAGATGGTCAGCGTGAACGCCGCGGGGCAGGCCACCGCCCGGCACCTGAGCCTGTCGCGCAAGAAGGTCACCCTGACCGCGAAACTCGCCAGTGGAGCCAGCGACAGCGCCGACCTGAACACGTACGGGATCGACGTGACGCTCGGCGTGCACCGCGACTTCCTGGGCGGCGTCGACCGCGTCCGCCTGGCGGCCAGTGCCATCCGCTTCCAGCGCATCGACGGGACCGGGGTGGCCGCGAACACCAGCTGCACCTACACCGTGCCCGCCGGGGCGGTCGTCCCGCCGGTCTGCGTCGTGCCGGCGACCCTGCCCACCACGTCCGGGTTCGGCTACCACCCCGGCGCGAGCATGGTGCCCGGCACGTACAGCGTGACCCTCAGCCTGGACGGACAGACGTACACCAGGAGCCAGTCCCTCGACCCGGCGAACGCCCTGCCGTTCGTGCAGAACCTGAAGGTCACCGCGGGCGGCACCACGCTGGGCGCGACCGGCACCACGGACGGGTCCGTGAAACTCGCCGACGTGTACATCTACACCGACGCGAACACCTCCTACTCGACCAACCGCCTGGCAGCCAGCGGCAACCTGAACGTCAGCGGACCCATCCGCGAGGCCGGGTCCATCGCGCCCGGCAAATACCACACGATCGTCAGCACATACGCCACGCTGCCCCCCAACCAGCAGGACGTGCTGCCGGACACCATGTCCTTCACGGACACGTACGGCCCCGACATCGTCGTCCCCTGAGCCCGATGGTACCGACATCGTCGTGCCCTGAGCCCGATGGTACCGACATCGTCGTGCCCTGAGCCACCCGGCGGGGCGGGCGGATTCCGTCACAGGCGGACTGCCCGCCCCGCGCTATGCTGAGTGGCGATGTCAGCTGCCCCAACCGAGGCGTTCCGCGTGACCGGCGGCGTGAATAAAGTGCGGTTCCGTGCCGATTCGGGCTTCACGGTCATGACTGCCCGCATCCGCAACCCCGAGGGCGAGGACCCCGACGCCACCGTGATCGGCGTCATGCCGCCCCTGGAGGCCGGGGACACCTTCAGCGCCGACGTGCTCATGGAGGAACACCGCGAGTACGGGTACCAGTACCGCGTGCTGAACCTCGTGCTGGAGGCCCAGCCTGCCGACCTGTCCGAGGCAGGCATCGCCGCGTACCTGGAAGCGCGGGTGGGAGGCGTGGGCAAGGTCCTGGCCGGGCGGATCGCGGGGACCTTCGGCGCGGCGACCTTCGACATCCTGGAGAGCGACCCGGACCGCCTGCTGCAGGTGCCGGGCGTGACGGCCAGCACGCTGCACAAGATGACGTCCAGCTGGTCGCAGCAGGGCCTCGAACGCCGCCTGCTCGCGGGGTTGCAGGGCCTGGGCCTGAGCATCACGCAGGCGCAGCGGGCCGTGAAGCACTTCGGCGAGGCCGCGCTGGAACGCCTGACCGCCGACCTGTTCACCCTGACCGAGGTCGAGGGGATCGGCTTCCTGACTGCCGACAAGCTGTGGCAGGCGCAGGGCGGCGCGCTGGACGACCCGCGCCGCCTGACCGCCGCCGCCGTGTACGCGTTGCAGCAGGCGGCGCAGCAGGGCGGGCACTCGTACCTGCCGCGCGCCCGCGCGGAGAAGGGCGTCGTGCACTACACCCGCGTGACGCCCGCCCAGGCCCGGCTGGCGGTCGAGACGGCCGTGGAACTGGGCCGCCTGAGCGACGACACGCCTCCACTGCTGGACACGCAGGACGCACTGCACGACCCCAGCCGCATCTACCTGCCGCCCACCCTGCGCGCCGAGAAGAAACTCGCCAGCCTGATCCGCACGCTGATCGCCACGCCCCCCGCCGGGGACGAGTGGACCGTGCCCAAAGGCGCGGCGAAGGGCCTGTCCGCCGAGCAGGCGGGCGTGCTGGACCTGCTTGGGGAGCACCGGCTGGTCGTCCTGACCGGCGGCCCCGGCACCGGCAAGAGCACCACCACCCGCGCCGTCGCGGACCTCGCCGAGCGGCTGGGCCTGGAGGTCGGCCTGTGCGCCCCCACCGGCAAGGCCGCCCGCCGTCTGGGCGAGGTGACGGGCCGCACGGCGAGCACCATTCACCGCCTGCTGGGGTACGGCCCGGCGGGCTTCCGGCACAACCACCTCGAACCCGCCCCGTACGACCTGCTGATCGTGGACGAGGTCAGCATGTGCGGCGACGGCCTGATGCTGTCGCTGCTCGCGGCGGTCGCGCCCGGCGCGCGGGTGCTGCTGGTCGGCGACACAGACCAGTTGCCCCCGGTGGACGCCGGGCTGCCCCTGCACGCCCTGACCCAGACCGCGCCCACCGTGCGCCTGACGCAGGTGTACCGGCAGGCGGCCGAGAACCCCATCATCCGCGCGGCGCACGGCCTGCTGAACGGGCAGGCGCCGCAGTGGGGCGACCCCCGCCTGAACCTCACGGAAACCGAGCCCGACGTCGGCGCGCGGCGCGTGGCGCTGCTCGTGCGGGACATGGGCGGCCCCACGCAGGTGCAGGTCCTGACGCCCATGCGCAAGGGCCCGCTGGGCGTCGAGATGCTCAACCACCACCTCCAGAGCCTCTTCAACCCCGGTGAGGGCGGCGTCCGCATCGGGGACTCGCACGCGCGGCCCGGCGACATCGTCGTGCAGACCAAGAATGACTACACCAACGAGGTGTTCAACGGCACGGTCGGCACCGTCCTGAAGGCCGACGGATCGCGCCTGACCGTGGATTTCGACGGGAACATCGTCGAACTGGCCGGGGCGGAACTGTTCAACCTGCAACTCGGGTACGCGCTGACCGTGCACCGCGCGCAGGGCAGCGAGTGGGGCACCGTGCTGGGCGTCCTGCATGAGGCGCACATGCCGATGCTGAGCCGCAACCTCGTGTACACCGCCCTGACCCGCGCCCGCGACCGCTTCTACGCCGTGGGGTCCGCGACCGCGTGGCAGCGCGCCGCGTCCCGCCAGCGTGAGGAACGCTGCACCGCGCTGCTGGAACGCATCCGGGGCCGCTGAATCGTTCTGCTGCCTCCCTCTCACGGAGGAGCAGCCTGACAGCGCGGCGTGACTGGACAGCG
This region of Deinococcus sp. JMULE3 genomic DNA includes:
- a CDS encoding exonuclease SbcCD subunit D, whose protein sequence is MRVLHTADFHAGRSLRGFDRTPEVHDALTEIAALARTERADVVLVSGDLFDTANPSAEAEHAVFDFFLRLRDQGVPSVVIAGNHDSAARLASVTGLLGWVGVQVVAQPTANPADMIRTIETRGGERLVVGALPYLSERRLVKAADLLGGDTGAWRQRYREGMGFFLRRLGEGFTGSSVNMLMAHATMDGAVPSGSERTMQFDLTNSYTLSGLQLPPGAQYVALGHVHKPQQVSDAPPAYYPGSVIQLDFGEAGEKKQVNLIEVEAGRPARVHALPLASGRELRTLRVDLEHVESRLTQLQGFGGLLKIVVRAPAGTALPGLKDRVLNLAPNTLAVDLDAVQEDLALPELKREGLSLMELYERYHREKRGDLPDDLRAAFQEADELARTEEHA
- a CDS encoding ATP-dependent RecD-like DNA helicase, producing MSAAPTEAFRVTGGVNKVRFRADSGFTVMTARIRNPEGEDPDATVIGVMPPLEAGDTFSADVLMEEHREYGYQYRVLNLVLEAQPADLSEAGIAAYLEARVGGVGKVLAGRIAGTFGAATFDILESDPDRLLQVPGVTASTLHKMTSSWSQQGLERRLLAGLQGLGLSITQAQRAVKHFGEAALERLTADLFTLTEVEGIGFLTADKLWQAQGGALDDPRRLTAAAVYALQQAAQQGGHSYLPRARAEKGVVHYTRVTPAQARLAVETAVELGRLSDDTPPLLDTQDALHDPSRIYLPPTLRAEKKLASLIRTLIATPPAGDEWTVPKGAAKGLSAEQAGVLDLLGEHRLVVLTGGPGTGKSTTTRAVADLAERLGLEVGLCAPTGKAARRLGEVTGRTASTIHRLLGYGPAGFRHNHLEPAPYDLLIVDEVSMCGDGLMLSLLAAVAPGARVLLVGDTDQLPPVDAGLPLHALTQTAPTVRLTQVYRQAAENPIIRAAHGLLNGQAPQWGDPRLNLTETEPDVGARRVALLVRDMGGPTQVQVLTPMRKGPLGVEMLNHHLQSLFNPGEGGVRIGDSHARPGDIVVQTKNDYTNEVFNGTVGTVLKADGSRLTVDFDGNIVELAGAELFNLQLGYALTVHRAQGSEWGTVLGVLHEAHMPMLSRNLVYTALTRARDRFYAVGSATAWQRAASRQREERCTALLERIRGR
- a CDS encoding AAA family ATPase: MRPIKLDIQGFTAFRQFTSLDFGDLELFALVGPTGSGKSSLLDAMTFALYGQTARLGASGLDALISQGERGLSAALTFEVGGVTYRASRTKGRRQAENEVRFERLDDDGRWTNLSDGGMKVINERIRRVLGLDFRNFARSVMLPQGEFSRVLHGTGKERQALLGELTGLDHVAAMQRVASDRAKELKHEAGSLNAVLEGEYAGVTPEALAGLRVERERTDADAERLTDERERLTGQQLRLREQERVWKAREDTARRLTSLEGRAQGVQEGAARAARARRVAGVLPLLDAAERARIAAAREAGELRGAQAAAGAAEQAAQGAAATLEAAQAAEARIPDLEARAEALRDAENDVARLRRAGGKPDATHAQPLPWDEDAFLAAREGAQRAEKARQERVLVQTERVSLKAALDRFASEERTQAQETAEQERVKREGTDAKAALEAAQAALDAARLEAGLASYRAHLHVGDDCPLCGQTVTVLPDAPRADLGAQQAQVEALTRTLDERRTRFTDLRAALKARQAWLDEKRAEYRNWDEQLTARETDLRAAEGLVTGDPQSDMARLLAGLAARVRAAGPDPARARQAALAEITALRTRVQDAQATLARAQGDLAAAGATLRGVQANAERRAQEAQDAHASLDAALRDLNLDAGQARAAALPENDIAALETAARTHEADVAQLRSALADLDRQLGTAPFDPAHLAQVTRDLTATDAALTAAREQAGRLAEQERQLRERLERKADIHARAQAASRALDTWQTLTNSLKANEFQQFLLAEIEAQLLTRAGILLHEISDGRYRLALQDGEYVVQDLWNAGEVRGVKTLSGGETFLASLSLAIALSDYLAGNRVLGALFLDEGFGTLDPQALEAVANALENLRTQGRMVGVVTHVESLSERLPSRLLVTKSVAGSSVQRFDL
- a CDS encoding Ig-like domain-containing protein, with the translated sequence MTARTAALPTLAILTALLTACGGGSAPQPTYTLSVNVPANLKVGETTQLTYTVRNAQGDTVTGQSVTWTSSDPQMVSVNAAGQATARHLSLSRKKVTLTAKLASGASDSADLNTYGIDVTLGVHRDFLGGVDRVRLAASAIRFQRIDGTGVAANTSCTYTVPAGAVVPPVCVVPATLPTTSGFGYHPGASMVPGTYSVTLSLDGQTYTRSQSLDPANALPFVQNLKVTAGGTTLGATGTTDGSVKLADVYIYTDANTSYSTNRLAASGNLNVSGPIREAGSIAPGKYHTIVSTYATLPPNQQDVLPDTMSFTDTYGPDIVVP